ACGCGGCGGTCGCCGAGCAGGCCCCAGAGCAGCCGCACGTACTGCGGCAGCTGCGCGATGTACCGCAGCACCGCGCGGCGGGCCCCCGTTCGCGGCGCGGCGCGAGTCATGCCGCCGGACCCGGCGGCGGCGCATCGGCCTCCGGAGGCGGCGCAGGCGGCGCAGGCGGCGCAGGCGGCGCGGCCGGCGCGGCCGGCGCGGGCGGCGCGCCCTCGGCGGGGCGCGGGGCGGCCGGCGCGGACGCCGTGGCCTGCTTGGCCACGTTCACCACGTCCGACGCCACCGACTTGCCGGCGGCCATGGCGCTGTTCAGCACGCCCGACGCCCGATTGAGAAAGCCCATCGTCTCGGCGATCACCGAGGCCGAGACGCGGCCGGCACGCAGCTTGTCCTCCACCGACTCGGTGAGCCGCGTGAACACGTTGGCGCCGGGCGACTGCCGTTCGGCGAATTTCGATTCGAGGAACTCGACGAAGTCGAGCACCTGGTATCCGCGCTCGTCGGAGAGGGCGTCGAGGCGCCGCAGGATGCGGTCGCGCAGATGTTCGTTCATGAAGGCTCCGTCCCGGAGGTGACTAGCCGCGCCAGCGCTTCCGCTCGCCGCGCGTGTCGATGTGTACGTAGGGCGTGGGATACCGCCGGCTGGTGTAGAGCCCGAGGCCACCCGTCAGTTCCGGATGCATCGCTTCCACCCGGTCCACGGCCTCGGCAATCGCCTGCACGTCGCGCGCGTCGATGCGACCGTCCCCGTTGGCGTCGAGCGCGATGTCGGCCGCGTCGCCGTACTGATGACGGCTGTCGTCGGCGGCGCGCGGCACCGTGCGATTGTACAGCGGCGTCCGGAAGCCGGAGTGGACGTCGAGGTCGAGGGCGATGGGGGTACTACGGCCCGTCGCGCGCTGCAGTTCCGCCAGCACCAACTCGATCTTGTCGAGCAATCGCGGACGCAGCGCCACGTATTTGGGCCACCGGTCCTGCTGCGCGTCGTGGGTGATGAAGTCGGACACCCGCAGGTGCGCGCTCACGGGCAGGTCCACGTCCTGGGGCTCCACGGCCAGGAACCCTTCCGGATGCGCGTCGCCCGCGTGCCGCTCCCCGCGGTAGGTCCCGATGCGATACCCGTTGATCTCCCCTCCCCGCTCCTCGTCGAACGGCACCATGACGGCCAGCGTCGGCGTGTCGAGCACAGTCTGCGCCGTGTCGCGCACCAGCGCCAGATGGTAGAACCCCGGCTTGGCGGGGGCGTACAACCGGGCACTGTCAAAGGGAAGCGAGTACACCGGAACCACGGTGTCGCCCACCGCCACCCATTCGTACCGGAGGCCGGCGGAGTCAGGGCCGATGTCCATCGGCATGCGCACCGGATCGCCGGGCAGCGCCACCGTCAGGTCCACGGAGTGGCTGATGCCGGCCGCTTCCGGCGTGGCGATGGCCGCCTCGGGCGCCGCCGGCCGCGGCAGCACCAGGGCGGCCACCGCAGTGGGGTAATTGAACGCGACGATGCTGGCAGCACCAACGAAGAGCAGTCCCAGGGTACGTACGCGCGCCCGCTTGGCGCGACGCGAATCGGATCGGGGTCTCTGGGGGGGCCTCGAAGGCATGCCGCTCCGGTTGTTGGGTGGTGTGGCGGGTGGTGCCTGAATCTAAGCCAGGCACCCGCATGCCAGTCATTACCAGCGGTTCTCGCCTGGGGTCCAAACCCGCCGGACCACATTTGGCTGACCGATCGATCAGCGTACGTCGCCTGGCCGGCGATCGGCATTTTGCCTCTCAGAGAGGCTCTGGGTCCGCCCCGCAGACTATTGCCAGCAACCGACTACTGACCGAATGGTCAGTCACCGCGAGCCGAGTGAGTGCGCCGGCGCGGGAATGGGCGCCGCGCCGTTACTTCGTGGTGATCGACACGACGTCCAGAATCGGCACCCCCGAAGGGTCGGCGCGGCCCGTGCGAACCTTGGCCGTTACCACCACGGTGGTGAGCGGCGCATAGGCCTTGGCCTTGGCCACCAGCGCCGGCGGGAGCGTGAGGTACAGCATCGCGTTCTCGTCGCCGGGCCCGCGGGCCAGGAGGTACGGCTCGTCGGGGCTCATGTCGTGGCGCAGCGGGTCGGCGGTCTGGAAGGCCAGCACGGTGACGGTCCAGCGCAGCAGCCGCCCAACGTACTGGTCGGGGTTGGCGCGCAGATCGGCCGCGCTCAACCGCGCCAGCGAACTGTCGGCGGCGGTGAGGTCACCTTCGCGCATCCACCCGTCCAGTTGGACGCGCACCCAGCCGCGATCGCGCGCCACGGGCGTGAGCACGGCGCCGTGCACCACGGTGGCCACGGCGGGGAGCCCCGGCGCGGCCGAGAGCGGGGCGCTCGTCACCGGAGTCACCGCGTCGCCGCTCACCGGGGTGGCGGCGGCCGGCGGCGGCGGGGTGTCGGACGGCGCGGCCGGGGGCGCCGATTTCTGCACCGGCTTCTGCACCGCGGGATCGCGGCGCGGCGCGGAGGGGAGTGCCGAGCGCCGGATCCATCCGGCCCGCTCCACCTCGGTCCAACTGCCGCCGCGTTTGACCACGTGCAGGCCCATGCCCTGATTCACCTCCGCCACGACGGAGGCCGAAGCCGACGCGCTGGTTCGGAGCCGCGCCCCCGACGTGGCCACGGTGGCTGGAAACGAGTCGCGCTTGCCGCTGAGCAGCGACGTGGCGATGTACCCATGGAGGGTGACCCGCACGTAGGCGCCCGACGACGCGATGGGCGCGAGCGTGGTGCCCTGGGCCAGGGTGGCCAGCTCGTGGGCGCCGGGCTCGGAGTACAGCACGGCCGGCGCGGTGATCGTCTGCGCGCGCGCCGGGACGACGGGCGCGACGAGGGCCGGAACCAGGAACAGGAGTGAACGAAGTCGCATCGCTTGGTTGGGACTATGTCGGCGCGTACATTTCGTGACCGCCGCGCCTGGTGTTCGAGTATGAAAGGTCTTGCGCGGCGGGGCAAGCGCCCAATCGGAGATTGATGCCCGCACACACCAAACGCCCCGTCGTCCTTGTGGTGCTCGACGGCTGGGGATATCGCGCCGAGACCGAGGGGAACGCGATCGCGCTGGCCCGCACGCCCACCTGGGACCGGCTCGTGGCGCGCTATCCGCGCACCCTGCTCGAGGCGTCGGGACTGGCCGTGGGCCTGCCCGAGGGGCAGATGGGCAACAGCGAGGTGGGGCATCTGAACCTCGGCGCCGGCCGCGTGGTGATGCAGGACATCGTCCGCATCTCGCAGGCGATCAAGGACGGCGCGTTCTTTCGCAACGAGTTCCTGCTCGACGCCTGCCGCCGGGCCAAGGCGTCGCCCCACGGCACGCTCCACCTCATGGGGCTCATCGGCGACGGCGGCGTGCACGCGCTCGATCAACACCTGTTCGCGCTCATCGATCTGGCCGAGCGCGAGGGGGTGCCGCGGGTGGCCATCCACGCGCTGCTCGACGGGCGCGACACGCTCCCCCGCTCGGCGCTGGGCTTCATGCAGCAGTTGCTGGCGCGAGCCGGCGCTCGGGCCCAGGTGGCGAGCCTCGGCGGGCGCTACTTCGGCATGGACCGCGACCAGCGGTGGCCGCGCACCGAGCTGTGGTACCGGGCCGCGGTGGAGGGCACCGGTCCCGCCGCCGCCGACCCGCTGGCGGTGATCCGCGCCGCGTACGAGCGGGACGAGACCGACGAGTTCATCACGCCGACGACGATCGTCCGCGACGGCGCGCCCGTGGCGCCGATCCGCGACGGCGACGCCGTGATCTGCTTCAACTACCGCGCCGACCGCATGCGCCAGATCGTGCGCACCCTCACCGTGCCCTCGTTCGACGGGTTTGCGATCGCCCACCGTCCCGCGGTGTATCTGGTGACGATGACGCAATACGACCAGACCTTCACCGCCCCGATGGCGTTCGCGCCGCGCTCGCTCGTGAACATCGTGGGCGAGGTGATTTCCGATGCCGGCATGACGCAGTTCCGCACGGCGGAAACCGAGAAGTACGCGCACGTGACCTACTTCTTCAACGGGGGCCGCGAGACGCCGTTTCCCGGCGAGGAGCGGTTGCTCGTGCCCAGCCAGAAGGTGGCCACGTACGACCTCGCGCCCGAGATGAGCGCACGCGGCGTGACCGACGTGCTGTGCGGCGCGGTGGAGGGGCGCGACCACGACTTCATTCTCTGCAACTACGCCAACAGCGACATGGTGGGGCACACCGGCTCGCTCCCGGCCACGATCATCGCCGTGGAGACGGTGGACGCGTGTCTGGCGCGCCTGGTCGCGGCGGCCGAACGGGCCGGCGCCCGGCTGCTCGTCACCGCCGACCACGGCAACTGCGAGCAGATGATCGACCCCGGGACGGGTGGGCCGCACACCGCCCACACCACCAATCCGGTACCTCTGGTGGCCGTGGATGCCGGCCAGAGCGCCCCCGTGCACGGCGCCGCCCCCCTTCGTTCGGGTGGCGCGTTGTGCGATGTTGGGCCTACCCTTCTCACGATGCTCGGGCTGGAACCGCCGCCCGAGATGACCGGGAAGGACCTTCGACAGACGGGAGTCAATTCGTGAAGCGCCTGTTCACCGCCCTCTTGCTGGTTGCCACCGCCGCCACGGCCCGCGCGCAGCAGGTGGGCTACGCGCCCTCGCGCAGTCCGTTCCGCGACGTGGACAACACCATGGAGTACTCGTTCTCGATGGGGCGCTTCTCCGCGGGCTCCGACCCGGCGGGCGTCGCGCCGCAGGGCGGGCCCGAGTTCAGCTTCCTGTACGGTTGGCACGCCGTGGGACCGCTCTTCCTCACCTCGTCGTTGTCGCGCATCAGCTCGGTGCGGCAGGTGGTGGACCCCGCCCGCGCGGCGGCGGTCCGCACCCTGGGCACGGCCTACTGGCCGCTCTACGCGGTGGATGGCGCCATGGCGCTGTCGCTCACCGGCGACCGCACGTTCCACGACGTCATGCCGCTGCTCAATCTCGGCATGGGGATCATCTCCGACCGCCACACGCAGAGCGACATCGGCGATTTCCAGTTCGGCACGCGGTTCGAATTCGTGTGGGGCGCGACGGTCCGCTGGATCCCCGCCAAGCGCTGGGCGCTGCGCGCCGATCTGAACAACCACTTCTACTCGATGGGCTATCCGCAGACGTACTACGTGGCCGCCAAGGACGGCACCACGACGGTGCCCACGCAGCAGTCCAAGTCGTTCTGGCGGAACAATCCGTCGTTGACGATCGGGATCTCGTACCTGTTCTCGCACTGATCGCGTGCGATGGCGATCGCCTACCTCACCCGCCGCGTCACCTTCGCCGCCGCCCATCGGTATCGCCTGCCCGAACTGAGCGACGCCGAGAACGAACGCCGGTTCGGCCTCTGCGCGCGCCCCAACTTCCACGGCCACACGTACACCTGTGACGTGACGGTGCGCGGCCCGATCGAGCACCGCACGGGGATGATCATGGACCTGGCCGACCTCGACCGGGTGCTCGAGCGCGACGTGCGGGCGCGGTTCGACCACGCGAACCTCAACCTCGACATCCCCGAGTTCGCCGAGGGCGCGCTCGTGCCCACGGGCGAGAACCTGGCGCGGCACATCTTCGACGCGGTGCAGCGCGGCATCGGCACGGCGGCCGCCGTGTGCGAGGTGCGCGTGGCCGAAGACACCACGCTGAGCGCCGTGTACCGCGGCGAGTAGCGCGCGCCGGCCATGCCCGTTGCCGCTCCCGTCCCGGTGGGCGTGATCCTCGCCGGTGGGGAGAGCACGCGGTTCGGCAGCCCCAAGGGGCTGGCCCGGGTGGGCGGCGCGCGCATCATCGACCGGGTGGCCGATGCGCTGCGCGCCGTGTCGGCCGACCTGCTGCTCGTGGCCAACGATCCCGACGCGGACCGCTGGCTGCCCGGCGTGCCGCGGATTGCCGACCGCGTGGCCGGCGGCGGCGGGTTGAGCGGCGTGCACGCGGCGCTGGCGCACACCCGCCGACCGGTGCTGGTGGTGGCGTGGGACATGCCCTTCGTGACGCCGGCGCTGCTCGACGCGCTGGCCCGGCGGTGCGCGGCCGACGCCGCCGACGCCTGCGTGCCGGACAGCGCGTCGCCGGTGGGCATGGAACCGTTCTGCGCCTGTTACGCGCCGTCGTGCCTGCCGTGGCTCGAGCGGGCGCTGCGCGCCGGCGAGACGGGTGGCGCGCGGTTCGCGCGGTCGTTGCCGCGGCTGGCCCGGCTCACCGCGGCCGAGACGGCGGAATTCGGCCCGGCGGCGCGGCTCTTCTTCGGCGTGAACACCGGCGACGATCTGGCGCGCGCCCAGGCGTTGGCCGCGGAATCGCAGTAGCTTCTCCCGCACGATGCGATCCACGCGACGGGTTCTCGCTCGGTGGCGATGGAGCGCCGCGGTCGTCGCCGCGGCGAGCGCGGGCTGCGCGCGCCCGGGCGGCGCGCCGGCGCCGGCCCGCGAGGGGCGGGCCGCGTTCCGGCACGCGGTGGACTCGCTGGTCGATCTTCCCGCGTTCCGGAACGCGCATCTGGGCGTGTTGGTGGTGGACCCCGAGCGCGGCGACACGATCTACTCGCACGACGCGGGCAAGCTGTTCCTCCCGGCGTCCAACATGAAGCTGGTGACGAGTTCGGTGGCCATCGCCCGGCTCGGACTCGACTATCGCTGGGTGACCACCGTGGCGGCGCGCGGTCCGGTGCGCGACGGCACGGTGGAGGGCGACCTGCTGGTGTTCGGCCGCGGCGATCCCACGGTGAGCAACCGCATGCGCGGCGACGCGATGCGCCCGCTGCGCGACATCGCCGATTCCCTCTACGCGCGGGGCATTCGCCGCGTGACCGGCGGCGTGGTGCTGGGGGCCGACGTGTTTCCCGGGCCGACGATCGGGTTCGGCTGGTCGTGGGACGATCTCGACGATCCCGACGGCGCGGCGGTGGACGAACTGCTGTTCAACGACGGCTTCGGCGTGATCCACGTGCGCGGCGGCGATCGGCCCGGCGTCGCGCCGAGCGTGGCAACGACGCCCGCGCGCACGTACCCGCCGGTGCGCGTGGCGGCGCGCACGTTGGACGCCGCCGATACCGCGGGCTTGCGCGCGCGGCCGCTGCGCGTCGCGCGGGATACGGCGCGGGGCGTCTTCGTGGTGCGCGGCACGATCGCCGCGCGCGACACGGCCTCGCTCGCCGTCACCTTCCCGGATCCCGACGGCGCGTACCTGGCGGCGCTGCGCGAAGCCCTGCAGGACCGCGGGATCGGCGTGGACGGCCGCCGCGTGGATGCCACGGGGGCGGTGGACTCGCTCGTCCGCATCGTGTCGCCGCCGCTGCGCGACGTGTTGCCGGCGATGCTCAAGCCGTCGCAGAACCAGATGGCCGAGATGCTGCTGCGCACGCTGGCGCTGGTCGAGACGGGGGTGGGGCGCGCCGACAGCGCGCGCCGCGTGGAGACCGCGCAACTCGAAGCCTGGGGCGCCGCGCCCGACGGATTCGTGCTGCGCGACGGCAGCGGCATGGCGCGCTACGACTATCTCAGCCCCGAGACGGTGGTCCACGTGCTCGACGCGATGCGCCGTTCGCCGGCGTTCGACGCCTTCTACGCGGCGCTCCCGATCGCCGGGGTGGACGGCACGCTCCGCGCGCGCATGCGGGGCACGCCGGCCGAGGGCAACGTGCACGCCAAGACGGGCTCGCTGGCCAACACGCGGTCGCTGTCGGGCTATGCCACCACGCGCGACGGCCGCCGCGTGATCTTCAGCGTGCTCTGCAACAACTGGACGGCGCCGCCGGCACTGGTGCTCGCGGTGGAAGACTCGATCGCGGCCCGCGTGGCCGCGCTCCGGCTGCGCTGAGCCGTGCACACGGTACGCGACGCGGCGCTGGCGATCGTGGGGGCGATGGCGACGCTGCCCGCCGAATCGGTGGGCGTGCGCGAGGCGCTCGACCGCGTGCTCGCCGAAGACGTGGTTTCACCGGTCGACCTTCCGCCGTGGGACAACGCGTCGATGGACGGGTACGCGGTGCGCGCCGCCGATGTGCGCGGCGCGTCGCGCGCGGCGCCGGTGGCGCTGGTCGTGGTGGGGACGATCGCCGCCGGCGCCCGCGCGAGCCGGCCGCTCGGCGCCGGCGAGGCGTATCGCATCATGACTGGCGCCCCGCTGCCCGCGGGCGCCGACGGCGTGGTGCGCGTGGAGGACAGCGACGCGGGCACGGAGCGCGTGGTCCTGTTCGACGACCGCGATGCGGGACGCAACGTGCGACCCCGCGGCGAGGATCTGGCCGCGGGAGCGCTGGCGGTGGCGCGCGGCACGCGTCTGGGACCGGCGCACCTCGGCGTGCTCGTCTCGGTGGGGCGGGCCGTGCTGCCGGTGGCGCGGCGGCCGCGCGTGGCGATTCTCGCCACGGGCGACGAGCTCGTGGACGTGGACCGATTCGACGAGGTGGTGCGCGGCGAGCGGATCGTCACCTCCAACAGCTACACGCTCGAGGCGATGGTGCGCCGGGCCGGCGGCGTCCCCGTGCCGCTGGGCCTGGTGCGCGACGATCCCGACGCCCTGCGCGCGTGCCTCCTGGCCGCGCCGCCGCACGACCTGCTACTCACGTCGGGCGGCATCTCGGTGGGCGCGTTCGATCACACCCGCCGCGTGCTGGCCGACCTCGGCGCCACGCTCGACTTCTGGCGCGTGAAGATCCGCCCGGGCGCGCCGCTGGGGTTCGGGAGTTGGCGCGGCGTGCCGTGGATCGGGCTGCCGGGCAATCCGGTGTCCACGATGGTGACCAGCGAACTGTTCGTGCGGCCGGCGCTGCGACGGATGCAGGGGATGACGCGGCCGTACGCGGGCACCGTGCCGGTGCGCGTGGCCGAGCGCGTGACCACGGGGGCCGCGCTCACCCACTTCCTGCGGGCGGTGGTTGCGTCGGCGGCCGACGGCGTGCTCGAAGCTCGCCTCACCGGACCGCAGGGATCGGGGCTGCTCACGAGCATGGCGCGGGCCAACGCGCTGCTCGTGCTGCCGGAGCACCGCCAGGACGTGGCGGCCGGCGAGATGGCGCGCGCGCTCCTGCTCGGCGACGACGCGCTCGCCGCGGAGGCGCCGGAGTTCTAGTCCGTCCCGGACTTTCGATGGAGGAGATGCGAAGCGGGCCGGGCGCTGTGCGCCCGGCCCGCTCCGTCGCGTCAACCGCGGTCGGTCAGTTACAGACCGGCTCGCCCTCGCCCGCCGTGCTCACGAGCGGGTTGGTGGTGTTGACCGCGATCGCGCAGGTGTGGCCGGCCAGCTGGCTGTGCGTGACCGTGGCCGACCAGTAGCCGGCGCCCGTCGCGATCACCGGCGTGTTCACGCCCGTGGACTGCTTGAAGTTGATCGCGCTCAGGTCGGTGGAGTACTTGGACGAATCCGAGAAGAAGGCCTCTTCCGCGGTCACCATGTTGCGGAGGTCCGACTTCATGGCCGTGACGTACGCCTTGTCCTTGGTGTTCGCGAACTTCGGGATCGCGATCGCGGCCAGGATGCCGATGATCACGACGACGATGAGCAGTTCGATGAGCGTGAAGCCTTTGCGATTTCTCAACATGGTTCCGTCCCGTGGTGGAGGAGATGACACTGGCGTGTCTTGTGTACGGTCTCCCATTGGGCACGGATGGTGCCATGCCGGTCCGGCACCACACCATGTGCCCGTACAACGGGTTACGGGTCTCATTAAGATGTCACAAACGGCGGACCACTGGTGATGTGCAAGACGCATCGCGAAATGCCGGAGTGCGGAGCCGGCCGCCGGGGCCGGCAGGGGACCGATCATGGGCCGCCGGCGCATTAAGAATTAGTGAATATCACCCTGGGTGGCGGATGCACGACGGGGGAGCGGCACCGCCGCCCCCCCGTCGCGTCCCCCCACGTGCCTACTCAGTTACAGACCGGCTCGCCCTCGCCCGCCGTGCTGACGAGCGGGTTGGTGGTGTTGACCGCGATCGCGCAGGTGTGGCCAGCCAGCTGGCTGTGCGTGACCGTGGCCGACCAGTAGCCGGCGCCCGTCGAGATCACCGGCGTGTTCACGCCCGTCGACTGGCGGAAGTTCATCGAGCTCAGATCGGTGGTGTAGGCGGACGAATCGGAGAAGAAGGCCTCTTCCGCGGTCACCATGTTGCGGAGGTCGGACTTCATGGCCGTGATGTACGCCTTGTCCTTGGTGTTCGCGAACTTGGGGATCGCGATCGCGGCCAGGATGCCGATGATCACGACGACGATCAGAAGTTCGATGAGCGTGAAGCCCTTGCGATTTCTCAACATGTTCCTTCCCGAGAGAGAGGCCGAAGTCTGGGTGCGTCCCTTACGGCCTTCCCACCGTGCACGGCCCGTGCCGCGGCGCGCCGGGGCGGCGCAACCACGCCGTTCACGGGTTTATGAGAAGTATAAAGTCGCTACAAAGACACCGGTTCCGCGTTGTGCAAGACGCCACGGCGTTTTG
This window of the Gemmatimonadaceae bacterium genome carries:
- a CDS encoding D-Ala-D-Ala carboxypeptidase family metallohydrolase; translated protein: MAALVLPRPAAPEAAIATPEAAGISHSVDLTVALPGDPVRMPMDIGPDSAGLRYEWVAVGDTVVPVYSLPFDSARLYAPAKPGFYHLALVRDTAQTVLDTPTLAVMVPFDEERGGEINGYRIGTYRGERHAGDAHPEGFLAVEPQDVDLPVSAHLRVSDFITHDAQQDRWPKYVALRPRLLDKIELVLAELQRATGRSTPIALDLDVHSGFRTPLYNRTVPRAADDSRHQYGDAADIALDANGDGRIDARDVQAIAEAVDRVEAMHPELTGGLGLYTSRRYPTPYVHIDTRGERKRWRG
- a CDS encoding SH3 domain-containing protein, with the protein product MRLRSLLFLVPALVAPVVPARAQTITAPAVLYSEPGAHELATLAQGTTLAPIASSGAYVRVTLHGYIATSLLSGKRDSFPATVATSGARLRTSASASASVVAEVNQGMGLHVVKRGGSWTEVERAGWIRRSALPSAPRRDPAVQKPVQKSAPPAAPSDTPPPPAAATPVSGDAVTPVTSAPLSAAPGLPAVATVVHGAVLTPVARDRGWVRVQLDGWMREGDLTAADSSLARLSAADLRANPDQYVGRLLRWTVTVLAFQTADPLRHDMSPDEPYLLARGPGDENAMLYLTLPPALVAKAKAYAPLTTVVVTAKVRTGRADPSGVPILDVVSITTK
- the gpmI gene encoding 2,3-bisphosphoglycerate-independent phosphoglycerate mutase, which translates into the protein MPAHTKRPVVLVVLDGWGYRAETEGNAIALARTPTWDRLVARYPRTLLEASGLAVGLPEGQMGNSEVGHLNLGAGRVVMQDIVRISQAIKDGAFFRNEFLLDACRRAKASPHGTLHLMGLIGDGGVHALDQHLFALIDLAEREGVPRVAIHALLDGRDTLPRSALGFMQQLLARAGARAQVASLGGRYFGMDRDQRWPRTELWYRAAVEGTGPAAADPLAVIRAAYERDETDEFITPTTIVRDGAPVAPIRDGDAVICFNYRADRMRQIVRTLTVPSFDGFAIAHRPAVYLVTMTQYDQTFTAPMAFAPRSLVNIVGEVISDAGMTQFRTAETEKYAHVTYFFNGGRETPFPGEERLLVPSQKVATYDLAPEMSARGVTDVLCGAVEGRDHDFILCNYANSDMVGHTGSLPATIIAVETVDACLARLVAAAERAGARLLVTADHGNCEQMIDPGTGGPHTAHTTNPVPLVAVDAGQSAPVHGAAPLRSGGALCDVGPTLLTMLGLEPPPEMTGKDLRQTGVNS
- a CDS encoding 6-carboxytetrahydropterin synthase, encoding MAIAYLTRRVTFAAAHRYRLPELSDAENERRFGLCARPNFHGHTYTCDVTVRGPIEHRTGMIMDLADLDRVLERDVRARFDHANLNLDIPEFAEGALVPTGENLARHIFDAVQRGIGTAAAVCEVRVAEDTTLSAVYRGE
- a CDS encoding molybdenum cofactor guanylyltransferase; translated protein: MPVAAPVPVGVILAGGESTRFGSPKGLARVGGARIIDRVADALRAVSADLLLVANDPDADRWLPGVPRIADRVAGGGGLSGVHAALAHTRRPVLVVAWDMPFVTPALLDALARRCAADAADACVPDSASPVGMEPFCACYAPSCLPWLERALRAGETGGARFARSLPRLARLTAAETAEFGPAARLFFGVNTGDDLARAQALAAESQ
- the dacB gene encoding D-alanyl-D-alanine carboxypeptidase/D-alanyl-D-alanine-endopeptidase, with protein sequence MRSTRRVLARWRWSAAVVAAASAGCARPGGAPAPAREGRAAFRHAVDSLVDLPAFRNAHLGVLVVDPERGDTIYSHDAGKLFLPASNMKLVTSSVAIARLGLDYRWVTTVAARGPVRDGTVEGDLLVFGRGDPTVSNRMRGDAMRPLRDIADSLYARGIRRVTGGVVLGADVFPGPTIGFGWSWDDLDDPDGAAVDELLFNDGFGVIHVRGGDRPGVAPSVATTPARTYPPVRVAARTLDAADTAGLRARPLRVARDTARGVFVVRGTIAARDTASLAVTFPDPDGAYLAALREALQDRGIGVDGRRVDATGAVDSLVRIVSPPLRDVLPAMLKPSQNQMAEMLLRTLALVETGVGRADSARRVETAQLEAWGAAPDGFVLRDGSGMARYDYLSPETVVHVLDAMRRSPAFDAFYAALPIAGVDGTLRARMRGTPAEGNVHAKTGSLANTRSLSGYATTRDGRRVIFSVLCNNWTAPPALVLAVEDSIAARVAALRLR
- the glp gene encoding gephyrin-like molybdotransferase Glp — protein: MHTVRDAALAIVGAMATLPAESVGVREALDRVLAEDVVSPVDLPPWDNASMDGYAVRAADVRGASRAAPVALVVVGTIAAGARASRPLGAGEAYRIMTGAPLPAGADGVVRVEDSDAGTERVVLFDDRDAGRNVRPRGEDLAAGALAVARGTRLGPAHLGVLVSVGRAVLPVARRPRVAILATGDELVDVDRFDEVVRGERIVTSNSYTLEAMVRRAGGVPVPLGLVRDDPDALRACLLAAPPHDLLLTSGGISVGAFDHTRRVLADLGATLDFWRVKIRPGAPLGFGSWRGVPWIGLPGNPVSTMVTSELFVRPALRRMQGMTRPYAGTVPVRVAERVTTGAALTHFLRAVVASAADGVLEARLTGPQGSGLLTSMARANALLVLPEHRQDVAAGEMARALLLGDDALAAEAPEF
- a CDS encoding prepilin-type N-terminal cleavage/methylation domain-containing protein, producing MLRNRKGFTLIELLIVVVIIGILAAIAIPKFANTKDKAYVTAMKSDLRNMVTAEEAFFSDSSKYSTDLSAINFKQSTGVNTPVIATGAGYWSATVTHSQLAGHTCAIAVNTTNPLVSTAGEGEPVCN
- a CDS encoding prepilin-type N-terminal cleavage/methylation domain-containing protein, producing MLRNRKGFTLIELLIVVVIIGILAAIAIPKFANTKDKAYITAMKSDLRNMVTAEEAFFSDSSAYTTDLSSMNFRQSTGVNTPVISTGAGYWSATVTHSQLAGHTCAIAVNTTNPLVSTAGEGEPVCN